TCCTCTGGCTGCAACCTGCCAGTCCTCGAAGTCGTCGACGAGGGCTCCGGACCGCGAAAGCACCTCGAGCAGAAGAGGCTTGGCCACGCTGGCCAGAACGGCGACATCACCGTCGAAATCCACAACGCCCTTGCCGGTCGCCTCGGCCCCGATCGCTACGCGGAGAGTCACGCCCCGGATACCGCCGAGAGCCTGGCTGATCGCGTCGAAATCTTGAGTCTTGCCTTCCAGCGATGCGAACGTCTCGGTCGCAAGTCGCCGGCGAACCTTGCTTGCACTGGTAACATCCTGCAGGTCCATGGCCATCAGAACAGGGGTGTCGGTCCCGGCCGCGAGGGCCGCGTTGCTCAGGTAGGCCGACAGCCGGTTACCCGACTCCCCGGATTTCCTGGTGGCCCATCGCGATGCAAACTGCCGGTTGGCCGGCCAGACGGCACCGAACATCGACGGGCTGACCTGAACGAAGTAGGCATCGACCCGCGACCAGGCCGCTGGGATCGAACCGAACTTGTCGAGGTAACCCCCTTCGTCACTGACGATGGAGTCCAGAGACAGCGGCTTAGCCACGTCCATCACCGACACCGCCCAGACCGTCCCCATATTGCCGGGCTCGATCTGTGCCGCCATCACCATGCGACTCGTATCCGGCGGAATAGCCAACGGCTTTCGTTCATAGGCGCTTGCCACCTTAGCCTTCCATCCTTCACGAACACCGAGCGGGCTGTTGATCATGCCGGCGACGTCAATCAGCACCAGCGCGTTCGCGTCGTTGGGCACCCGGCCAAGAAGACCCTTGAAGTCGGCCAAGGCCGGATTGCTCATTGACAGGGCAACCACCAGACCAAGGAACGGAATCGGGTTCAAGCGCATCGCCACCATGGTAGTTCTCCTTGTGTACGGATTCGCCAGAATGGATCGCCCATCGATCATGCCACTGCAGCTCCCGAGATGGCCGTCTTGGACATGCCCCAGCGCCCCCATATTACGGCAACCAGGGCCATGATGACAGTCTGGAACAGACCATAAGCCAGCGCGGCAGTGACGGCCGGCGTACCGGCGAAGCTGCTGGTCGCGACAACCAGGCCGACACCGACGTTTCGCACCGATGTCGCCAGAACCATAGCCGTGCGGGCGTCCCTGCAAGCCCCGCCCAGCAGCCAGCCTGCAATCATCGTTGATACGAGCAGAGCAGTCATCCCCACGAAAGCGAACGGGCGAATGTCCGTCAGCGTCCTGTACTGGGCGATAACAACGAGGACCAACGTCGCCAGGTTGAGAACCGTGCAAAGCCGGTTCGCCGGCTTGTGCAGCTTCATCGCCAGCGCCGGCCGCCATTATCGCACCAGTAGCCCGGCAAGCAGCGGAATCAGTTGCGTCATCAGGAGTGTGCCGGTCATCTTAAAGACATTGACCCGCAGCGAGTCGTTTCCCACCATCACGGGCAGCAGGACACTCAGAAGGATCGGTGCCAGAATCGCGGATGACCCCGCGAGGATCACCATGAAGCCCAGCGCGACCCCCATGTTGCCCTTGGCCAGGCCGGTAAAGGGCGGGCCATACGGCGAACTTGCGAAAGGTATACACGATGCCTATCCATCGCGCCAGACCATCCAGTTTACCTAATTTATGCGCGCTGGCCCTGGCGTACTAGACTTACGTGAAAGAGCCCTATTCATCATAGCCGCTGTCCGGGGCGAGTGTCACAGCCTTGGCCGCCAATCTGGACATTCCCTCAACGTCAGGGGAAGCCGAGGATTGTCGTGGTACGAGCAGCGGACTCCATGGTATGCTCTCCCGCATTGGGGAGGATTGGGGCCACCTCCGCCGGGGACGATGTCTGATCGTTGTGAGTGTTGAATGGGAGATGGATCGTGGCTACCAGCTCTATGCATGTCCATTGTCTGCGGGCAGCGAGTACCTGACGAGCAAGCCGATTCGACACCGCAGTCAGTTCGGCCACACAACCTGTTCCCAGCGGTCCCGGTAGCGATCGAGGTGTTCCAGCCGAAAGGGACAACCATGAGCGAGGAAAAAGCTGAACGTAGCAAACTGAGCCGCAAGGAGTATGAGCGCGAACTCCATAAGCTCCAGGTCGAGCTCTGCATACTCCAGGACTGGGTAAAGCAGGAGGGTCTTCGGATCGTCGTCGTCTTCGAAGGACGCGACGCCGCCGGCAAGGGCGGACTGATCCGCAGACTTGTGGAACGTGTCAGCCCGCGAGTCTTCCGCGTCGTCGCTCTGCCGGCCCCCACCGAACGCGAGAAGAGCCAACTCTACATCCAGCGTTACATCCAGCACTTCCCCGCCGCCGGAGAGGTTGTGATCTTCGACCGAAGCTGGTACAACAGGGCCGGCGTCGAACATGTGATGGGCTTCTGCTCCAGGGAAGAGCACAAGCGTTTCCTTGAGCTCTGCCCCGTGATCGAGCATCATTTCGTCGAGGGCGGCGTTCGACTGATCAAGTACTGGCTCGAGGTCACAAACGAAGAACAGAAGCGGCGGTTCGCGGCCCGCATCGAAGATCCGCTACGGCAATGGAAGCTTAGTACCATGGACCTGCCTTCCCGAGAGCGATGGTACGAGTACTCGCGGGCTCGCGATCAGATGCTGGAGGCGACGGACACGGAATGGGCGCCCTGGTACATCGTTCCTTCGGAAGACAAGCGCCGCGCGCGACTGAACTGCATCGCCCACTTTCTGAGCCTCATCCCGCACGAGAAAGTGAAACGCAAGACCATCGAGCTTCCCAAGCGGAACAAGGACAATGCCTACGACGACGTGGCGTCTATCGCCGGGCGGCGCTTCATCGAAGAGCGCTATTGAGGAGACCGAACATGCGTCTATCTAGCGGTATTGGCTACACTCTGATGATCCTGGCCGTGGCAAGCGGCTGTGACGGCGACAAGACCGGCCAGCAGGCGGCCGCACCCCCGCCACCCGAGGTGACGATCAGCCAGGTCGTCAGCCGGGACGTCACCGACTTCGGGGAGTTTACCGGCCGGACGAGCGCGACCGTGTCGGTGGACATCCGTGCCCGGGTCAGCGGCTATCTGGACGAGATTACCTTCAAGGACGGCCAGGAGGTCAAGAAGGGAGACGTCCTGTTCCAGATTGACCCTCGCCCGTTCAAGGCCGCCCTCGAGAACGCCCTCGGACAGAAGGCCCAGTGGGAGGCCAAGCTCGCCCGCGCGAAGGCGGATGTCCAACGCTATGAGAAGTTGGTGCCTACTGGCGCGGCCACGCCGCAGGATCTCGACAAGGCCAAGGCTGACATGGGTGAGGCCACCGCCGCCATCCAGTCCGCCGAAGCAACCATCGACACCGCCAAATTGAACCTGGAGTTCGCCAGGATTGTAGCACCTGCCAACGGTCAGATTTCGAGCTCGGACATCTCCACGGGCAACCTGGTTCTCGCCGACAACGACAAGCTGACCACGATCGTCTCGCTGGATCCGATGTTCGTCAACTTCGATGTCAACGAGCGAGATCTCCTGCGCCTTCGAGAATCCTCACGAGCGTCACGCCCGCCCGGTGAAGCCCTGCCCGATATTGGAACGCTGAAAGTGCCGGTTTTCGTTGGTTTGGCGAACGAGCAAGGCTATCCGCACCAGGGCGTCATCGACTTCGCCGACAACCAGGTTGATCCCACTACCGGCACGATCAGCGCCCGCGGTACCTTCGACAACTCCAAGCGTATCTTCAAGCCGGGTCTGTTCACTCGGGTGCGGGTCCCGATCGGCGATCCTTACAAGGCCTTGCTGGTGGCGGAACGAGCGATTGCGATCGATCAGGGCACCAAGCACGTGTTGACCGTGGATGACAAAAACACCGTCCAGCAACGGTTCATCGAGCCGGGCCCCCTCCAGGATGACGGGCTGCGGGTGATCAAGTCCGGCGTGCAGGCGGGCGACTGGGTCGTCGTCAACGGCCTGCAGCGGGCTCGCCCCGGCAAACCAGTGAATCCGCAACGTGCGGAGATGCCCACCCGAGCAACCAGGGCCAACACTCCCGCCGGAAGCTCGTCCTCTACCAACGCGGCCCAAAGCAAACCTGCGACACCCACGAGCCACTGACGGAGACTGAACGATGTTCTCACGCTTCTTCATCGATCGTCCGATCTTCGCCACGGTGCTGTCGATCGTCATCCTGATCGTCGGCGGCGTGGCCCTGCGATCGCTACCCATCGCCCAGTACCCCGAGGTCGTGCCGCCGGTCATCCAGATCTCGGCCATATACCCGGGGGCCAGCGCCAAGGTCGTCGCCGATACCGTGGCCACGCCGATCGAGCAGGAAGTCAACGGCGTGGAGAACATGCTCTACATGTTCTCCAAGTCCACCAACGACGGCCAGATGTACCTCGACGTGACCTTCAACGTCGGAACGGACCTGAACATGGCCCAGGTCCTCACCCAGAACCGAGTGTCGATCGCCGAGGCCAAGCTGCCCGAGGAGGTCAAACGCCAGGGCGTCACGACCAAGAAGAAGTCGCCGGCGATTCTCCTGTGCGTCAATCTGGTCTCTCCCGACAAACGGTACGACCAGCTTTACCTGAGCAACTACGCCACGATCCAGGTCAAGGACGCACTCGCCCGCCTCCCGGGCGTCGGCGACGTCGCCTTCCTGGGAGCACGCGACTACAGCATGCGTATCTGGCTGGATCCCGAGAAGCTCGCGTCGCGCAACATGACCGCCGGCGACGTCACCAAAGCCTTGAAGGAACAGAACGTGCAGGTGGCCGCCGGCCGGCTGGGCCAGACCCCTGCCCCCCCCGGTCAGGAGTCCCAGCTCACGGTGAACACGCTGGGCCGGCTGCTCGAACCGGAGCAGTTCGCGGACGTGATCGTCAAGACCGGTTCGGACGGCCAGATTACCCGAGTCCGTGACGTCGGCCGCACAGAATTGGGCGCCAAGAACTACGACGTCGATACGTACCTGGACGGCCAAGCCTGCATCACCATGGCGGTGTACCAGTTGCCCGGCTCCAACGCTCTGGCGACGGCGGAGGCCGTGCGCTCCCGAATGGAGGAGTTGAAAGCCCGATTCCCCGCGGGACTCGACTATCGAATCGTGTACGACACGACCGTGTTCGTCTCCGAGTCGATCCACGAAGTCTACAAGACGCTGTTCGAGGCCTTCATCCTCGTGTTCATCGTCGTGCTCATCTTCCTCCAAAGCTGGCGGGCGACGATCGTCCCGATGGTCGCCGTGCCGGTTTCGTTGATCGGTACGTTCGCGGTCATGGCCGGCCTGGGCTTCTCGCTCAACAACCTCTCGCTCTTTGGCCTGGTGCTCGCGATCGGTATCGTGGTCGAC
The window above is part of the Phycisphaerae bacterium genome. Proteins encoded here:
- the ppk2 gene encoding polyphosphate kinase 2 translates to MSEEKAERSKLSRKEYERELHKLQVELCILQDWVKQEGLRIVVVFEGRDAAGKGGLIRRLVERVSPRVFRVVALPAPTEREKSQLYIQRYIQHFPAAGEVVIFDRSWYNRAGVEHVMGFCSREEHKRFLELCPVIEHHFVEGGVRLIKYWLEVTNEEQKRRFAARIEDPLRQWKLSTMDLPSRERWYEYSRARDQMLEATDTEWAPWYIVPSEDKRRARLNCIAHFLSLIPHEKVKRKTIELPKRNKDNAYDDVASIAGRRFIEERY
- a CDS encoding efflux RND transporter periplasmic adaptor subunit, which codes for MRLSSGIGYTLMILAVASGCDGDKTGQQAAAPPPPEVTISQVVSRDVTDFGEFTGRTSATVSVDIRARVSGYLDEITFKDGQEVKKGDVLFQIDPRPFKAALENALGQKAQWEAKLARAKADVQRYEKLVPTGAATPQDLDKAKADMGEATAAIQSAEATIDTAKLNLEFARIVAPANGQISSSDISTGNLVLADNDKLTTIVSLDPMFVNFDVNERDLLRLRESSRASRPPGEALPDIGTLKVPVFVGLANEQGYPHQGVIDFADNQVDPTTGTISARGTFDNSKRIFKPGLFTRVRVPIGDPYKALLVAERAIAIDQGTKHVLTVDDKNTVQQRFIEPGPLQDDGLRVIKSGVQAGDWVVVNGLQRARPGKPVNPQRAEMPTRATRANTPAGSSSSTNAAQSKPATPTSH